A part of Aegilops tauschii subsp. strangulata cultivar AL8/78 chromosome 2, Aet v6.0, whole genome shotgun sequence genomic DNA contains:
- the LOC109759861 gene encoding mechanosensitive ion channel protein 1, mitochondrial, with protein MSGCTAILRRSSQNLMELSIGSKSPGASLRGFNSCARGKVKPGNSIIGQMKAMDRFPPANGVSRAMMPLSAYMGTNWLNTSRPSFNALPGPLGVSSIRRAYSSDTGIKPEVPIVPPTETAEVGTGGTTWMDIFENARNSTIDATTDAGKKVKEMTDAVTPHVQSFLEANPDLEKVVVPLGGTLCGTLLAWFVMPIIFKRLHKYGSQNPISALLGNSVNTNASYSTSLWSALEDPAKYLITFMAFSEMAAVIAPSVSPYFPQALRGAFVLSVVWFLHRWKANFITKAMANQTALVTDRARLSAFNQVSSLGLIALGVMGLAEACGVAVQSILTVGGVGGVATAFAARDVLGNVLNGFSLQFSRPFSVGEYIKAGSIEGTVLEIGLTSTSMMSPEKLPFTVPNSLFSSQIIVNRSRAQWRVSVTKIPIRLEDIEKVPAVAEEIKAMLRSNPKVILETDAPYCYLSRLESSYGELVIGCILQKMRKDELIYAEQDILLGAARIIKSHGVEFGSTTQCC; from the exons ATGTCTGGGTGTACAGCAATCTTGCGTCGGTCATCTCAGAATCTTATGGAGTTATCGATTGGGTCCAAATCTCCTGGCGCTTCTTTGAGGGGGTTCAACAGCTGTGCCAGGGGCAAGGTAAAACCAGGCAATTCAATTATTGGGCAGATGAAAGCAATGGATCGTTTTCCTCCAGCCAATGGTGTGTCAAGGGCTATGATGCCCCTTTCTGCTTATATGGGCACTAATTGGTTGAATACTTCAAGGCCCAGTTTTAATGCATTGCCAGGACCGTTAGGTGTTTCCAGCATCCGCCGTGCATACTCATCAGACACTGGAATTAAGCCTGAAGTCCCAATTGTTCCTCCCACTGAAACTGCTGAGGTTGGTACTGGAGGAACCACTTGGATGGACATTTTTGAAAATGCTCGCAACTCCACCATCGATGCTACGACTGATGCAGGCAAGAAAGTGAAGGAGATGACTGATGCAGTCACACCCCATGTTCAAAGTTTTCTTGAGGCAAATCCAGATCTAGAAAAGGTAGTTGTTCCACTTGGAGGAACATTATGTGGTACCCTTTTGGCCTGGTTTGTCATGCCTATCATCTTCAAGAGGCTTCATAAGTATGGTTCACAGAACCCGATATCAGCACTTTTGGGGAACTCAGTCAACACTAATGCTTCATATAGCACCAGCCTTTGGAGTGCATTGGAGGATCCTGCAAAATACTTGATCACATTTATGGCATTTTCAGAGAT GGCTGCAGTGATCGCACCAAGTGTATCACCTTATTTTCCACAAGCTTTGAGGGGTGCATTTGTATTGTCAGTTGTCTGGTTTCTTCATAGGTGGAAAGCAAACTTTATCACTAAAGCTATGGCCAACCAAACTGCCTTAGTTACTGATAGAGCAAGGTTATCAGCTTTTAACCAAGTGTCCTCATTGGGACTGATTGCGCTTGGTGTAATGGGTCTTGCTGAGGCTTGTGGTGTAGCTGTTCAATCAATATTAACTGTTGGTGGTGTGGGAG GTGTTGCTACGGCTTTTGCTGCTAGAGATGTCCTGGGCAACGTGTTGAATGGGTTCTCCTTACAATTTTCTAGGCCATTCTCAGTTGGAGAATAcataaag GCTGGGTCAATAGAAGGCACGGTACTCGAAATAGGACTTACTTCAACTTCGATGATGAGTCCAGAAAAGCTTCCTTTCACAGTACCCAACTCTTTGTTCTCAAGTCAG ATTATAGTGAATAGATCACGAGCTCAGTGGCGGGTAAGTGTGACCAAGATTCCTATAAGACTTGAggatattgagaaggttcctgcTGTAGCAGAGGAGATCAAGGCTATGTTAAGGTCCAACCCAAAAGTTATCTTGGAAACAGATGCTCCTTACTGCTACCTCTCCAGATTGGAAAGTTCATATGGAGAGCTTGTCATAGGGTGCATCCTCCAAAAAATG AGAAAAGACGAGTTGATATATGCAGAACAGGACATTCTTCTAGGAGCTGCCAGGATTATCAAGTCACATGGCGTTGAATTTGGAAGCACCACACAGTGCTGCTGA
- the LOC109759863 gene encoding uncharacterized protein: MKGGGGGGGGKESVTGSFLRFLLLLLLPLTALYFFYTLHLLLASAASSSAASCPPDPTAVSSRVSTNRTAAAVAGSKAAPAAAAASTATTLQHVVFGIAASSRFWDKRKEYIKVWWRPRGAMRGYVWLDREVRESNMSTARTGLPAIKISSDTSAFPYTHRRGHRSAIRISRIVSETFRLGLPGVRWFVMGDDDTVFFPDNLLTVLNKFDHRQPYYIGSLSESHLQNIYFSYGMAYGGGGFAISRPLAEALARIQDGCISRYPALYGSDDRIQACMAELGVPLTKHPGFHQYDVYGDLLGLLAAHPVAPIVTLHHLDVVQPLFPNAPARPAAVRRLFSGPVKLDPAGIMQQSICYDGANRWTVSVAWGFAVLVSRGVTSPREMEMPARTFLNWYRRADYTAYAFNTRPLARTPCHKPAVYYLSSARSAEAARGGETTVTRYERWRPANETRPACRWNITDPDAHLDHIVVLKRPDPGIWDRSPRRNCCRVLSSPKVGKEGKKTMTIDVGVCRDGEFSQVV; this comes from the exons AtgaagggcggcggcggcggcggcggcggcaaggagTCCGTCACCGGCTCCTTCCTCCgcttcctcctcctgctcctcctcccccTCACCGCCCTCTATTTCTTCTACACGCTCCACCTCCtcctcgcctccgccgcctcctcgtccGCCGCCTCCTGCCCGCCGGACCCCACCGCGGTCTCCTCCCGCGTCTCCACCAACCGCACCGCCGCGGCGGTGGCCGGCAGTAAGGCCGcccccgcggcggcggcggcgtccacgGCGACGACGCTGCAGCACGTGGTGTTCGGCATCGCGGCCTCGTCGCGGTTCTGGGACAAGCGCAAGGAGTACATCAAGGTGTGGTGGCGCCCGCGCGGCGCCATGCGCGGCTACGTCTGGCTGGACCGCGAGGTGCGGGAGTCCAACATGTCGACGGCGCGGACGGGGCTCCCGGCCATCAAGATCTCCTCCGACACCTCCGCCTTCCCCTACACGCACCGCCGCGGCCACCGCTCCGCCATCCGCATCTCCCGCATCGTCTCCGAGACCTTCCGCCTCGGCCTCCCCGGCGTGCGCTGGTTCGTCATGGGCGACGACGACACCGTCTTCTTCCCGGACAACCTGCTCACCGTCCTCAACAAGTTCGACCACCGACAGCCCTACTACATCGGCTCCCTCTCCGAGAGCCACCTGCAGAACATCTACTTCTCCTACGGGATGGcgtacggcggcggcggcttcgccATCAGCAGGCCGCTGGCGGAGGCGCTCGCGCGGATTCAGGACGGCTGCATCAGCCGCTACCCGGCGCTCTACGGCAGCGACGACCGGATCCAGGCGTGCATGGCGGAGCTGGGGGTGCCGCTCACCAAGCACCCGGGGTTCCACCAGTACGACGTGTACGGGGACCTCCTGGGCCTCCTCGCGGCGCACCCGGTGGCGCCGATCGTGACGCTGCACCACCTGGACGTGGTGCAGCCGCTGTTCCCCAACGCGCCCGCGCGCCCCGCGGCGGTGCGGAGGCTGTTCAGCGGGCCCGTGAAGCTGGACCCGGCGGGGATAATGCAGCAGTCCATCTGCTACGACGGGGCGAACCGGTGGACGGTGTCGGTGGCGTGGGGGTTCGCCGTGCTGGTGTCGAGGGGGGTGACCTCGCCGCGGGAGATGGAGATGCCGGCGCGGACGTTCCTCAACTGGTACCGGCGCGCCGACTACACGGCGTACGCGTTCAACACGCGGCCCCTGGCGCGCACGCCGTGCCACAAGCCCGCCGTGTACTACCTGTCGTCGGCGCGCAGCGCGGAGGCCGCCCGCGGCGGGGAGACAACGGTGACGCGGTACGAGCGGTGGCGCCCCGCGAACGAGACGCGGCCCGCGTGCCGTTGGAACATCACCGACCCGGACGCGCATCTCGACCACATCGTCGTGCTCAAGAGGCCCGACCCCGGGATATGGGACCGG TCGCCGAGGAGGAACTGCTGTAGAGTGCTGTCGTCGCCGAAGGTGGGGAAGGAGGGGAAGAAGACGATGACCATCGACGTGGGCGTGTGCAGGGACGGCGAGTTCAGCCAAGTAGTCTAG